From a single Nostoc sp. MS1 genomic region:
- the fdhD gene encoding formate dehydrogenase accessory sulfurtransferase FdhD, with product MKLSTKSKIKTPVWVVENGKKRLRQDHLTTEEPLEIRIVSPKRTVAVTMRTPGADFELAAGFLYSEGVISCKQDIQRISYCVDESLDGEQRYNIVNVELRSGLIADLQPLERHFYINSACGVCGKASIEALRLRNYPVISSQTTVTPELIYSLTDQLRAAQSLFTTTGGLHAAAIFNSQGQLLKLQEDVGRHNALDKLIGTALLSDELPFNHHILMVSGRSSFEILQKSVAAGVPIVCSVSAPSSLAVSVAQEFGITLIGFLRGERFNIYSGMERIAND from the coding sequence ATGAAACTTTCTACTAAAAGCAAAATTAAAACCCCAGTTTGGGTAGTTGAGAATGGTAAAAAGCGACTACGACAAGACCATCTCACCACCGAAGAACCGTTAGAAATTCGCATAGTTTCCCCAAAGCGTACCGTAGCCGTGACTATGCGGACTCCCGGCGCTGATTTTGAACTAGCGGCAGGCTTCCTTTATAGTGAAGGGGTGATTAGTTGTAAGCAAGATATTCAACGTATTAGCTACTGTGTAGATGAATCTCTCGATGGTGAACAGCGCTACAACATCGTTAATGTAGAATTACGCTCAGGCTTAATTGCAGACTTACAACCTCTAGAACGTCATTTTTATATTAATAGCGCCTGTGGAGTCTGTGGTAAAGCCAGCATCGAAGCTTTGCGCCTGCGGAATTATCCTGTCATTTCTTCGCAGACAACGGTAACACCAGAGTTAATTTACAGCCTAACAGATCAACTCCGGGCTGCTCAAAGTTTATTTACCACTACAGGTGGTTTACACGCTGCGGCTATCTTCAACTCCCAAGGACAACTTTTAAAGTTGCAAGAAGATGTCGGTAGACATAATGCGCTAGATAAATTAATTGGTACGGCGTTGCTGAGTGACGAGTTACCCTTCAATCATCATATTCTTATGGTTAGCGGACGCTCCAGCTTTGAAATTTTGCAGAAGTCTGTAGCTGCTGGCGTACCCATTGTTTGTTCAGTTTCCGCCCCTAGTAGTTTAGCCGTATCTGTAGCTCAAGAATTTGGTATTACATTAATTGGTTTTCTACGCGGGGAAAGGTTTAATATTTACTCTGGTATGGAAAGAATTGCTAATGACTAA